Proteins encoded together in one Peribacillus asahii window:
- a CDS encoding PepSY domain-containing protein: MKVKIVLIVFIVLGLSFTLFQVFIKDSPKMISQQDAEQIATKLYGGKVLNTTVHAEKDNYQISLENDQGIYNLYVNGQTEKVSNVRLVEKKEIALTVDEAKKNIENELNGRVQEIKQMDKEGRPFVEAIVEKDQKYYQIEYDLNEKKIVANHEVKDQVETPVISKQEAKDIALKQFKGEVTKISTVETSTGTHYKVTIDGQTADANIYVQGHTGVVSSISVNSKQDDDDEADDDENNNNNNNNNNNNNNNNNNNNNNNNNNSNNDNDNDHDDNDEADDDDDEDEADDDNDDD, encoded by the coding sequence ATGAAAGTGAAGATTGTACTAATTGTGTTTATTGTTTTAGGGTTGTCATTCACTTTATTTCAAGTTTTTATAAAAGATTCTCCTAAGATGATTTCTCAACAAGATGCTGAACAAATTGCAACGAAACTATACGGTGGAAAGGTGTTAAATACAACAGTACATGCTGAAAAGGACAATTATCAAATTTCGCTTGAAAACGATCAAGGAATCTATAATTTGTATGTAAATGGGCAAACGGAGAAAGTTAGCAATGTCCGACTTGTTGAGAAGAAAGAAATCGCATTAACTGTTGATGAGGCGAAAAAGAATATAGAAAATGAACTAAACGGCCGCGTACAGGAGATTAAACAAATGGATAAGGAGGGTCGACCTTTTGTAGAAGCTATTGTAGAGAAAGATCAAAAATACTATCAGATTGAGTATGATTTAAATGAAAAAAAGATAGTAGCCAATCATGAAGTGAAGGATCAAGTGGAAACACCTGTTATTTCAAAACAAGAAGCAAAAGATATCGCATTGAAACAATTTAAAGGTGAAGTTACGAAGATATCTACAGTAGAAACTTCAACAGGTACACACTATAAAGTAACCATTGATGGTCAAACGGCAGATGCTAATATCTATGTGCAGGGACATACAGGAGTTGTATCCTCTATCTCTGTTAATTCTAAGCAAGATGATGACGACGAAGCCGATGATGACGAAAATAACAATAACAACAATAACAACAATAACAACAATAACAACAATAACAACAATAACAACAATAACAACAATAACAATAGTAATAACGATAACGACAATGACCATGACGATAACGACGAAGCCGATGATGACGACGATGAGGATGAAGCCGATGACGATAATGATGACGATTAA
- the nirB gene encoding nitrite reductase large subunit NirB has protein sequence MHKQKLMLIGNGMAGVRCVEEIIKNAPDTYDITVFGSEPHVNYNRILLSTVLQGSTSFTDIAINDRDWYEEHNIQLFTGETVVQIDIEKKMIKTDKEREVDYDKLIMGTGSVPFLIPIPGADKEGVMTFRTIEDCQKMMEGSKRYKKAVVIGGGLLGLEAARGLLNLGMEVSVVHIASHLMERQLDSTAANMLKKELEAQGMNFLLEKETQEIFGNGRVEGLRFKDGTEVEANLVVMAVGVRPNIQLAKESGIETNRAIVVNDYLETNIPDIYAVGECVEHRGMVYGLVKPLYEQGKVLAKQICGIQCDGYQGSVLSTQLKISGVDVFSVGQFTDGETTKSITVFDELDGVYKKIVLQDNKMIGAVLFGDTSDGPRLLDMILEQRDVSEMEKVALFQSSEGCESQVASMAHGDMICQCNGVSKGAIIEAVQKEGLTTVEQVKVCTKASGSCGGCKPLVAELLAYIQSDSFDEVIEQKTMCACTSLTEDEVVQEIQQRNFTSIQEVTDGLNWEHSAGCAICRAALHYYLGMIYPEYERKQEALFIADHMNATLRQDGTYSVTPQMYGGMTTAEELRKIADIVEKYQIPNVAVTSEQRIHLTGITKEQLPYVCAELNMSLRSIDQHAVQNVKVELGEGTCQCNQHPAFQLAIDVDKRLEFLKTPNQVRLSIASCLHNGEEVLTKDIGFIPIHRGWEMYVGGNSGRNGRVGELLYVAETSEEAQEMISAFVQYYRETANYLEYIGQWVDRIGLIHIREVLFAREFRNQLCQRLEFDISQRKPNLVRSH, from the coding sequence ATGCATAAACAGAAGCTGATGTTGATTGGGAACGGAATGGCGGGCGTACGCTGTGTTGAAGAAATTATAAAAAATGCCCCCGATACTTATGATATTACGGTTTTTGGAAGCGAACCGCATGTTAATTATAATCGAATTTTATTGTCGACTGTATTACAGGGCAGTACGTCATTTACAGATATTGCAATAAACGACCGCGATTGGTATGAAGAGCATAACATTCAGCTGTTTACCGGAGAAACAGTTGTACAGATTGATATAGAGAAAAAAATGATAAAAACGGATAAAGAAAGAGAAGTAGATTATGACAAGCTTATTATGGGAACTGGTTCTGTTCCATTTCTTATCCCTATCCCAGGCGCAGATAAAGAAGGAGTTATGACATTTCGTACAATTGAAGATTGCCAAAAAATGATGGAAGGATCGAAGCGCTATAAGAAAGCTGTTGTAATTGGCGGAGGGTTATTAGGGTTAGAAGCGGCAAGAGGATTATTGAACCTTGGGATGGAAGTGAGTGTTGTTCATATTGCGAGTCATTTAATGGAGAGACAGCTTGATTCAACAGCGGCCAATATGCTGAAGAAGGAATTGGAAGCTCAAGGGATGAACTTTCTGTTAGAAAAAGAGACTCAAGAGATTTTTGGTAACGGCCGTGTAGAAGGTTTACGTTTTAAAGATGGAACGGAAGTAGAAGCTAACTTAGTTGTGATGGCTGTGGGCGTTCGTCCGAATATTCAGTTAGCGAAGGAAAGTGGAATCGAAACAAATCGTGCAATCGTCGTCAATGATTATTTAGAGACGAATATACCTGATATTTACGCTGTCGGTGAGTGTGTGGAACATCGAGGGATGGTTTACGGTCTTGTAAAACCTCTTTATGAGCAGGGTAAAGTACTAGCAAAGCAGATTTGCGGTATACAATGTGATGGGTATCAAGGCTCTGTACTCTCTACACAGCTAAAAATATCAGGTGTGGATGTATTTTCGGTTGGTCAATTTACTGATGGTGAAACGACGAAATCTATTACAGTTTTTGATGAGTTAGATGGAGTATATAAGAAGATTGTCCTTCAAGATAATAAAATGATTGGGGCCGTCTTGTTTGGTGATACAAGTGATGGACCAAGGCTGCTAGATATGATTCTTGAACAAAGAGATGTATCTGAGATGGAAAAAGTCGCTCTGTTTCAATCATCTGAAGGATGTGAAAGTCAAGTTGCTTCTATGGCTCATGGCGATATGATTTGTCAATGTAATGGTGTGTCAAAAGGAGCGATTATTGAAGCGGTTCAAAAGGAAGGATTAACAACCGTTGAACAAGTGAAAGTATGTACAAAAGCTTCGGGTTCTTGTGGAGGCTGTAAACCGTTAGTAGCAGAATTGCTGGCGTATATTCAAAGTGATTCCTTTGATGAAGTGATCGAACAAAAGACTATGTGTGCTTGTACATCATTAACAGAAGATGAAGTGGTGCAGGAAATACAGCAGAGAAATTTTACATCTATACAAGAAGTAACCGATGGATTGAATTGGGAGCATTCAGCAGGATGTGCTATATGCCGTGCCGCATTACATTATTATTTAGGCATGATTTATCCGGAATATGAGCGTAAACAAGAAGCTCTGTTTATAGCAGATCATATGAATGCTACTTTGCGACAAGACGGTACGTACTCTGTTACTCCGCAAATGTATGGGGGGATGACAACCGCAGAGGAATTAAGAAAAATTGCAGACATCGTAGAGAAGTATCAAATACCAAACGTTGCTGTAACAAGTGAACAAAGAATTCATTTAACTGGAATAACAAAGGAGCAGCTGCCGTATGTCTGTGCAGAATTGAATATGTCGTTACGTTCTATTGATCAACATGCAGTCCAAAATGTAAAAGTAGAGTTAGGCGAGGGTACGTGTCAATGTAATCAACATCCAGCTTTTCAATTGGCTATTGATGTAGACAAGAGATTAGAATTTCTAAAAACGCCTAATCAGGTGAGGTTGAGTATCGCTTCTTGCCTGCATAACGGTGAAGAAGTGTTAACAAAAGATATAGGATTTATTCCTATTCATAGAGGATGGGAAATGTATGTTGGTGGAAATAGCGGGCGTAATGGGCGTGTTGGCGAATTATTATATGTTGCCGAGACAAGCGAGGAAGCACAAGAGATGATTAGTGCCTTTGTTCAATATTATCGTGAAACGGCTAATTATTTAGAATATATAGGACAGTGGGTTGATCGAATTGGTTTAATACACATACGTGAAGTGTTGTTTGCAAGAGAGTTTCGCAATCAACTCTGTCAGCGATTAGAATTTG